In one window of Gemmatimonadota bacterium DNA:
- a CDS encoding aldo/keto reductase translates to MQFHTAVAQVGLCSHCGRDVGVAYSLCVFRIGCHVESMVSVNEMEYRIFGKTGWEVSEIGLGGSWFYGRPEMGLKPVSHGVAIVERALELGVNYFDTAPLYGRGRSEEVLGAALSGVREPYYLATKVGYYPEPFDYTRDSVWRGLDASLKRLKHDHVHLLQVHEAEKAGWPGLFDVGRTIEALLEIQSQGICDYIGLTGSDLGLMSRVLKETDVFVSVITFCKYDLLTREATEELVPTAAEEGVAVICASPLHAGLLGSKRDQWMAQGRFADLYDDLIRVEKIVEGVDEPLTRTALRYLLSDNRVSMLLCGVSDIDELEDCVSVSDGGQLSGELIAEIEGG, encoded by the coding sequence ATGCAGTTCCACACGGCGGTGGCGCAAGTGGGGCTTTGTTCGCACTGTGGTAGAGATGTGGGTGTTGCGTATTCTCTATGCGTGTTCCGTATCGGATGTCACGTTGAGTCGATGGTATCGGTGAATGAAATGGAATACAGAATATTTGGCAAGACGGGATGGGAGGTCAGTGAGATAGGGCTTGGTGGGTCGTGGTTCTACGGGCGTCCGGAGATGGGGCTAAAACCGGTGTCGCATGGCGTGGCGATAGTGGAACGGGCACTGGAATTGGGTGTGAATTATTTCGATACCGCGCCACTTTACGGGCGCGGGCGCAGCGAAGAGGTGCTGGGTGCCGCGCTGTCGGGGGTGCGAGAGCCGTATTATCTGGCGACAAAGGTGGGGTATTATCCCGAGCCATTTGACTATACACGCGATTCCGTATGGCGCGGTCTCGATGCGAGTTTGAAGCGGTTAAAACACGATCATGTGCACCTTTTGCAGGTGCACGAGGCCGAAAAAGCCGGGTGGCCCGGGTTATTTGATGTGGGTCGGACTATAGAGGCGTTGTTGGAAATACAGTCTCAGGGAATTTGTGACTATATTGGGCTGACGGGTTCTGATCTGGGTTTGATGTCCCGGGTGCTCAAAGAGACCGATGTTTTTGTTTCGGTGATTACGTTTTGCAAGTACGATTTGTTGACGCGAGAAGCAACAGAGGAGTTGGTTCCCACAGCAGCAGAAGAAGGCGTTGCCGTGATTTGCGCTTCGCCACTGCACGCGGGGTTGTTGGGTTCAAAACGGGATCAGTGGATGGCACAGGGGCGATTTGCCGATTTGTATGACGATCTAATACGGGTGGAGAAAATTGTTGAAGGTGTGGATGAACCTCTGACGCGCACGGCTTTGCGCTATTTGTTGTCGGACAATCGGGTGTCAATGTTGCTGTGCGGGGTATCGGATATCGATGAGTTAGAGGATTGTGTGAGTGTGTCGGATGGCGGGCAATTATCTGGAGAATTGATTGCAGAGATTGAGGGGGGATAG
- a CDS encoding glycosyltransferase, which yields MQISVIIPVLNEEAVIGACLAQFCGVEDVELIVVDGGSTDDTQEVVEALGRAQWVQVGKAGRALQMNAGVERATGDVFLFLHADTFLPSDGLMLIRDSLRVSSVVGGRFRLELSEKTIGFRLVAFFSTLRSRYLGITYGDQGIYIRRETFNAVGGFPPLQLFEDSEFCARVALMGKFVMLNARVCSSTRRWRKWGFVRTVVEMWVLRILYACSVSDVTLSRWYR from the coding sequence GTGCAGATCAGTGTGATTATTCCCGTTCTAAATGAAGAAGCTGTTATCGGCGCGTGTCTGGCACAGTTTTGCGGTGTTGAGGATGTGGAACTAATTGTGGTAGATGGTGGGAGTACGGATGACACGCAGGAAGTGGTTGAGGCGCTTGGTAGGGCACAATGGGTTCAGGTAGGGAAAGCAGGGCGGGCGCTGCAGATGAATGCTGGTGTGGAAAGGGCGACGGGCGATGTGTTTTTGTTTTTGCACGCCGATACATTTTTGCCCTCTGATGGGTTGATGTTGATACGCGACTCGTTGCGCGTATCCAGTGTGGTGGGCGGGCGATTTCGGCTCGAGTTGTCGGAGAAGACGATTGGTTTTCGGTTGGTTGCGTTTTTCAGCACATTGCGCTCCCGGTATTTGGGGATTACTTATGGTGACCAGGGTATTTATATTCGGCGAGAGACTTTTAATGCTGTGGGGGGATTTCCACCCTTGCAGTTGTTTGAGGATTCCGAATTTTGCGCGCGTGTGGCGCTTATGGGCAAATTTGTGATGCTCAATGCACGGGTATGCAGTTCCACACGGCGGTGGCGCAAGTGGGGCTTTGTTCGCACTGTGGTAGAGATGTGGGTGTTGCGTATTCTCTATGCGTGTTCCGTATCGGATGTCACGTTGAGTCGATGGTATCGGTGA
- a CDS encoding CDP-alcohol phosphatidyltransferase family protein, translating to MGSTERDRFWTLSNAVSLLRVVLTLPAVWLIALGPDYVWEAFGVVVVMIVSDWVDGWLARWRDEISQWGKILDPLADKVAVGAITIAMVVFKDLPVWLVVVVLLRDAVIFLAGMYLVKRHDVLLSSNFWGKVTTLVLSGLLLAYLWDADTLKPALIGLSVVSLVVSLISYGRQFYDVLKK from the coding sequence ATGGGAAGTACTGAACGAGATCGTTTCTGGACGCTGTCAAATGCCGTTAGTTTGTTGCGCGTGGTGCTGACTCTGCCCGCTGTGTGGCTTATTGCATTGGGGCCGGATTATGTATGGGAAGCATTCGGCGTGGTAGTGGTGATGATTGTCAGCGATTGGGTAGATGGGTGGCTCGCACGCTGGCGGGATGAAATTTCACAATGGGGTAAGATTCTCGATCCTCTGGCTGATAAAGTAGCTGTTGGTGCGATTACAATTGCCATGGTTGTGTTCAAAGATTTGCCCGTATGGCTGGTTGTGGTCGTTTTGTTGCGCGATGCAGTGATTTTTTTGGCGGGGATGTATCTGGTCAAGCGACACGATGTGTTGTTGTCTTCCAATTTTTGGGGTAAGGTCACTACGCTGGTGCTGAGTGGGTTGCTTTTGGCCTATTTGTGGGATGCCGATACGCTTAAGCCCGCGCTGATTGGTCTGAGTGTTGTGTCTCTCGTTGTTTCACTGATTAGTTATGGTCGGCAGTTTTATGATGTACTAAAAAAATAG
- a CDS encoding sulfite exporter TauE/SafE family protein, giving the protein MDIIDFVVLGVGGFLIGVMRAGFGGGIGVVAVPVLALAVPAKSALGLVLPLSLATDVISARYYWGHWVGDHVKALMPGMVLGILIGAGILDIVPEVWFRRMLGALACIFAVLQAMRDRVLVNVRPPGPWMRFGVGVTLGAVSTLVSAGGVILMLYLLPQGLVGRTFVGTAWIFGIALNLLKLTPYVFLGLINFQSLVMDVWMLPALFLGAAVGLFLNRRLSPVWFNRSVLVLVLGIGLKLMLS; this is encoded by the coding sequence TTGGATATAATTGATTTTGTGGTGTTGGGGGTTGGCGGTTTTTTGATTGGCGTGATGCGTGCGGGATTTGGCGGTGGCATTGGTGTGGTGGCTGTGCCTGTTCTCGCGCTCGCAGTGCCCGCAAAATCCGCGCTGGGGCTTGTTTTGCCACTTTCTCTGGCAACCGATGTGATCAGTGCGCGGTACTACTGGGGGCATTGGGTTGGAGACCATGTCAAGGCGTTGATGCCCGGCATGGTGCTGGGTATTTTGATTGGTGCAGGTATTCTGGATATTGTGCCAGAGGTCTGGTTTCGGCGCATGTTAGGCGCGCTGGCATGCATTTTTGCAGTGCTACAGGCCATGAGGGACCGGGTACTGGTGAATGTACGACCGCCGGGACCGTGGATGCGTTTTGGCGTTGGGGTGACTTTGGGGGCGGTTTCCACATTGGTTTCTGCGGGAGGCGTGATTTTGATGTTGTATTTGTTGCCACAGGGTCTGGTTGGGCGCACATTTGTGGGTACGGCGTGGATTTTTGGCATTGCTTTGAATCTTTTGAAGTTGACGCCTTATGTTTTTTTGGGATTGATCAATTTCCAGAGTTTGGTGATGGATGTGTGGATGCTACCGGCTTTGTTCTTGGGGGCTGCGGTCGGTTTGTTTTTGAATCGACGGTTGTCCCCAGTGTGGTTTAACCGCAGCGTGCTGGTTCTGGTGCTGGGAATTGGACTGAAATTGATGTTGTCGTGA
- a CDS encoding Gfo/Idh/MocA family oxidoreductase: MQPVRIGMIGLGHIPQKAHLPALSQLAEKGEVVLQAFCDVDQGIVSEQAKVWGAKSIYTDHHEMFDKEELDGVYVCLPPALHTDAELIAAEKGIALFVEKPQSLDMAQAVVFCEAIDRAGIVSQVGFMSRYYPSAEYLKAMLEARISRHAQVQLFYSGRHIRYWTSRMALCGGSYVENTIHMIDLLRFFLGDIEAVSAFYFYRAEGDGPEPINMPYAYNVNYRFKSGVVANATTSRVLTNVNYARREVTVVADDALFEWSAQNVVLNGEEVAAWDDRPNAFAFQAEAFVGAIRKGDRTAMRSSYGDALNSLAAVLGANASAERGGELVLLEDMIAGRVTWSPGEDI, from the coding sequence ATGCAACCCGTTCGCATAGGGATGATCGGATTGGGCCATATTCCACAGAAAGCACATTTGCCAGCCCTATCCCAATTGGCTGAAAAGGGCGAGGTGGTGTTGCAGGCATTTTGCGATGTGGATCAGGGCATTGTGTCTGAGCAGGCAAAGGTTTGGGGCGCGAAATCTATTTATACGGATCACCACGAGATGTTTGACAAAGAGGAATTGGACGGGGTTTATGTGTGTTTGCCCCCGGCTTTGCATACGGATGCGGAGTTGATCGCTGCGGAGAAGGGGATCGCTCTTTTTGTGGAGAAACCACAGAGTTTAGATATGGCTCAGGCTGTGGTGTTTTGTGAGGCGATTGATAGGGCGGGTATTGTTTCCCAGGTGGGGTTCATGAGTCGCTATTATCCTTCTGCTGAATATTTGAAGGCGATGCTCGAAGCGCGGATTTCGAGGCACGCACAGGTGCAGTTGTTTTACAGCGGACGGCATATCCGATACTGGACGAGTCGCATGGCCCTGTGTGGGGGATCGTATGTGGAAAATACCATTCACATGATTGATCTGCTGCGTTTTTTTCTGGGCGATATCGAGGCGGTATCGGCGTTTTATTTTTACCGCGCGGAAGGTGATGGGCCAGAGCCGATCAATATGCCTTATGCCTATAATGTGAATTATCGATTTAAGAGCGGTGTGGTTGCCAATGCGACGACATCGCGGGTGTTGACCAATGTGAATTATGCGCGGCGCGAGGTGACGGTGGTTGCCGACGACGCGCTTTTCGAGTGGTCGGCGCAAAATGTCGTGTTGAATGGTGAAGAAGTCGCGGCGTGGGATGATCGGCCCAATGCATTTGCGTTTCAGGCAGAGGCATTTGTCGGTGCGATACGGAAGGGAGATCGCACTGCGATGCGGAGTTCTTATGGCGATGCGCTGAACAGTCTGGCGGCTGTACTGGGAGCCAATGCATCGGCAGAACGCGGTGGGGAGCTTGTGTTGTTAGAGGACATGATTGCCGGACGGGTGACGTGGTCGCCCGGGGAGGATATCTGA
- a CDS encoding tetratricopeptide repeat protein: protein MLDIRRTIGLLMVLSFGCGDEEMATPSPDYVSAFYTGVFALEVGAFDRADASLSRALIMEPDEPAAWANRGVLRLRRGDYEGAAKDLETARSLMPESGDIVMLQGLVERSRGQSDAAIAFFEEAAQQGLVKARYALMKEVERRGGAGSEDEVWAQLEVLIRQVPDNPALWLERARQAGKRDDEEALRASVEKLGEWAEGWPDAARVQLRGLQGEMEGGSEVAVQAMFLHNVLLRDPMYRRALDALIVPAERLGDPIVEFLKFNAPQAMPAPADLDMHFEPEPVVGLEGSDWQVLKPFWSKEEVGVVAASASQVWGAEGIALDFPDVSEMGGMLAVDWNNDFALDLALVGAEGFRLFRRNGDGGIEDVTDSIGLDGEEIAGVWGADVEMDGDVDFVLGRSTGPPLVLQNNGDGSFVARELFGNVDGLRGFVWVDCDGDGDPDAAMLDREGQLIEAINERAGVFTPGAKKAVNGVALSAGDLDRDGRLERVVVDRDGAVMAVSQGEMRTLIQADSTAGPASLLIADLDNNGALDLVFGKRAFLASEEAYHALDLQARVTGVADLTGDGRLDLLGISDADEALQLVNRGNLAYHWQAIRPVGGRAFGDGRINALGLGAEVELRSGAFYQKQVVTDPVVHFGLGTYTGADLVRIVWPNGMPQVEFDLEVDQVARAVQRLKGSCPWVFAHNGSEMVFVTDFLWRSPLGMRINAQVVAGIDQTEDWVKVRGDQLIAQNGVYDIRITGELWETHFVDWVSLVAVDHPEGTAIFVDERFARVVPSLEIYATTQPQSFAVVKDDRGRDVTDRVRARDGQYVDTFGRGIYQGVTREHYVEVAVGDEVPREGPLWLVGQGWIHPTDSSINVALGQGSHPPPQGLSLHVFDGTDWRVVHPDLGFPAGKRKTVLIDLSGVFPRDVPRKFRLQTNLEIYWDRLAWAVPLEDSVMTVQSVPLARAQLRYRGFSQVAEADASSPEVPDYHALGGTSQMWRDLVGYYTRYGDVEPLLTQVDDRYAIVNAGDEIQLLFVALPDPGELVRDFVLKGDGWVKDGDYNTAFSTTVLPLPAHGVLSYDRVPTTLEDDPVFKRNAEDWQRFHTRYVTPDWFDRALRNDRP from the coding sequence ATGCTTGATATTCGTCGCACGATCGGGTTATTGATGGTGTTGAGTTTTGGATGCGGAGACGAGGAGATGGCTACGCCATCCCCGGATTATGTCTCCGCATTCTATACGGGTGTGTTCGCGCTGGAGGTGGGGGCTTTTGACCGGGCGGATGCCAGTTTGAGCCGTGCTCTTATAATGGAACCCGATGAGCCAGCTGCGTGGGCAAATCGCGGGGTGTTGCGGTTGCGGCGCGGGGATTACGAGGGGGCTGCAAAAGACCTGGAGACAGCGCGTTCACTGATGCCCGAAAGTGGCGATATTGTGATGTTACAGGGACTGGTCGAGCGCAGTAGAGGACAATCCGATGCTGCTATCGCGTTTTTCGAGGAAGCGGCGCAACAGGGGCTTGTAAAGGCGCGATACGCACTGATGAAGGAGGTCGAGCGACGGGGAGGAGCAGGGAGCGAGGACGAGGTCTGGGCACAGTTGGAGGTATTGATCAGACAGGTGCCGGATAATCCCGCGTTGTGGCTGGAGCGGGCGAGGCAGGCGGGCAAACGGGATGATGAAGAGGCTCTGCGCGCATCGGTGGAGAAGTTGGGAGAGTGGGCGGAAGGTTGGCCGGATGCGGCGCGGGTGCAGTTGCGCGGCTTGCAGGGCGAGATGGAAGGGGGGAGTGAGGTAGCAGTGCAAGCGATGTTTTTGCACAATGTGTTGTTGCGCGATCCGATGTATCGGCGCGCTCTGGATGCGCTGATTGTGCCGGCTGAACGCCTGGGAGATCCCATAGTTGAATTTTTGAAGTTCAATGCGCCTCAGGCTATGCCAGCGCCTGCGGATTTAGACATGCACTTTGAACCCGAACCCGTTGTGGGTCTGGAGGGAAGTGATTGGCAGGTGCTCAAGCCTTTTTGGTCGAAAGAAGAGGTAGGGGTGGTTGCGGCGAGTGCTTCTCAAGTGTGGGGGGCGGAGGGGATTGCGCTCGATTTTCCAGATGTGTCGGAGATGGGTGGGATGCTGGCAGTTGATTGGAATAACGATTTTGCGTTAGATCTGGCGCTGGTGGGGGCAGAGGGTTTTCGATTGTTCCGACGTAATGGAGATGGCGGAATTGAGGACGTGACTGATTCCATCGGGTTGGACGGAGAAGAGATAGCTGGCGTGTGGGGAGCAGATGTAGAGATGGATGGGGATGTCGATTTCGTATTGGGACGTTCTACAGGACCGCCTCTCGTGTTGCAAAACAATGGGGATGGTTCGTTTGTGGCGCGAGAACTTTTCGGTAATGTAGATGGATTGAGGGGATTTGTGTGGGTAGATTGCGATGGGGATGGCGATCCCGATGCGGCGATGCTGGATCGGGAAGGGCAGTTGATCGAGGCGATTAACGAGCGGGCGGGTGTATTTACGCCGGGGGCGAAGAAGGCGGTGAATGGGGTTGCCCTGAGTGCGGGAGATCTGGATCGAGACGGGCGCTTAGAGCGCGTGGTTGTAGATCGAGATGGCGCTGTGATGGCTGTGTCGCAAGGGGAGATGCGCACGCTGATTCAGGCTGATTCAACCGCTGGTCCTGCTTCGCTTCTCATAGCGGATCTGGATAATAATGGCGCGCTGGATCTGGTGTTTGGCAAACGCGCCTTTCTGGCGTCGGAAGAGGCTTACCATGCTCTGGACCTGCAAGCGCGCGTGACTGGTGTGGCGGATTTGACGGGCGATGGTCGGCTCGATTTGCTGGGTATTTCGGATGCAGACGAGGCACTGCAACTGGTGAATCGAGGTAATTTGGCGTATCATTGGCAGGCGATTCGTCCCGTGGGCGGTAGGGCTTTTGGCGATGGGCGGATCAATGCACTGGGTCTGGGTGCAGAAGTGGAATTGCGTTCGGGTGCGTTCTATCAGAAGCAAGTGGTGACGGATCCGGTGGTGCATTTTGGGTTGGGGACTTATACGGGGGCAGATCTCGTGCGGATTGTGTGGCCCAATGGGATGCCTCAGGTGGAGTTCGATCTGGAGGTGGATCAGGTGGCGCGTGCTGTACAGCGGTTGAAGGGGTCGTGCCCCTGGGTGTTTGCGCACAATGGGTCGGAGATGGTATTTGTAACGGATTTTCTGTGGCGGTCACCTCTGGGGATGCGGATCAATGCCCAGGTGGTTGCGGGTATTGATCAGACGGAAGATTGGGTGAAGGTTAGAGGCGATCAACTAATTGCACAAAATGGGGTGTACGATATACGGATTACGGGTGAACTGTGGGAGACACATTTTGTCGATTGGGTGTCTCTCGTTGCAGTTGATCACCCCGAGGGGACGGCGATTTTTGTGGATGAGCGTTTTGCCCGGGTCGTGCCATCGCTTGAGATTTACGCGACTACGCAGCCCCAGTCATTTGCTGTTGTGAAAGATGATCGGGGGCGCGATGTGACCGATAGGGTACGGGCGCGGGATGGACAGTATGTGGATACTTTTGGGCGGGGTATTTATCAAGGGGTGACGCGAGAACACTATGTGGAGGTGGCGGTGGGAGACGAAGTGCCCAGAGAAGGACCTTTGTGGCTGGTCGGTCAGGGATGGATTCATCCGACGGATAGTTCGATCAATGTGGCGCTGGGGCAGGGTAGCCATCCGCCACCCCAGGGCCTTTCGCTACATGTATTTGATGGGACTGATTGGCGCGTCGTGCATCCAGATCTGGGGTTTCCAGCCGGAAAGCGCAAGACGGTATTGATTGATCTGAGTGGCGTTTTTCCGCGAGACGTTCCCCGAAAATTTAGATTACAGACCAATCTGGAGATTTATTGGGATCGTTTGGCGTGGGCCGTGCCGCTTGAAGACAGTGTGATGACGGTTCAATCTGTGCCTTTGGCGCGTGCGCAGTTGCGTTATCGCGGGTTTTCACAGGTGGCGGAGGCAGATGCGAGTTCGCCCGAGGTGCCGGATTATCACGCGCTTGGCGGGACTTCTCAGATGTGGCGAGATCTCGTGGGATATTACACGCGATATGGCGATGTAGAGCCATTGCTGACACAGGTCGATGACCGATATGCGATTGTGAATGCGGGAGATGAAATCCAGTTGCTGTTTGTGGCTTTGCCCGATCCTGGTGAACTGGTGCGGGACTTTGTTTTGAAAGGCGATGGGTGGGTTAAGGATGGCGATTATAATACGGCTTTTTCAACGACGGTGTTGCCCTTGCCTGCGCATGGAGTTTTGTCTTATGATCGCGTGCCTACAACACTTGAAGATGATCCGGTGTTTAAGCGCAATGCAGAGGACTGGCAGCGGTTTCACACGCGGTATGTGACGCCCGATTGGTTTGATCGCGCGCTGAGGAATGACAGACCATGA
- a CDS encoding CRTAC1 family protein, with amino-acid sequence MEERHPNRVVRILVVLFFGLLLVALGAMKWGGWQVGEMGTDLSSVSSERYGFHLKEVGKQVGIDFVHEAPVLDAKLDHIMPIIASMGAAVSVVDYDRDGWQDLYVTSSRKGSLNRLYRNLGGMGFEDVAAAMGVADVNRAGVSMGSVWGDYDNDGFEDLFLYKWGRPELFRNREGEGFERVTETAGLPRWINAGSAIWVDYDCDGYLDIFVAGYWPESLNLWDLESTRMMPESFEYANNGGRKYLLRNLGDGTFKDVTMKVGIASRRWTLAVGAADLNGSGFPDLFLSNDYGISELYVNEGGKRFVEMGEQAGVGRQPKSGMNAAFGDVLNRGDLAIYETNISQAGVLIQGNNLWVPLGGETLRFENLAGAMGVDLGGWSFGAQFGDLNNDGALDLVLTNGYVSADGNGNYWYDFSQVAGGHSAIISDAKNWPPMRGRSLAGHQTKCVWVNDGVGQFVEVAQAVGVRDRFDGRAVALVDLWNRGVLDVVVANQRGPLLLYRNTVRAEANWIGFDLVGQQSNRSAIGARVQVFWNDEVQVQEVLGGSGYAAQNQRPLHFGLGEGAAVDSIAIRWPSGQVQMFYAPEVRRVHRILEN; translated from the coding sequence ATAGAGGAGAGGCATCCCAATCGCGTCGTGCGGATTCTGGTGGTGCTGTTTTTTGGGCTATTGCTGGTAGCGCTGGGCGCGATGAAATGGGGGGGATGGCAGGTGGGGGAAATGGGTACTGATTTATCCTCTGTCAGCAGTGAACGATATGGATTCCATCTGAAGGAAGTTGGAAAACAGGTGGGGATCGATTTTGTACATGAAGCGCCTGTGCTGGATGCGAAACTGGATCATATTATGCCGATTATCGCGTCGATGGGCGCGGCAGTGTCGGTGGTGGATTACGACAGGGATGGCTGGCAGGATTTGTATGTGACCAGTAGTCGGAAGGGCAGTTTGAACCGGCTGTATCGCAATTTGGGAGGGATGGGTTTTGAAGATGTGGCTGCTGCAATGGGTGTGGCGGATGTGAATCGGGCGGGCGTGAGTATGGGGTCTGTGTGGGGTGATTACGACAACGATGGGTTCGAAGATTTGTTTTTGTACAAATGGGGTCGTCCCGAGTTGTTTCGCAATCGGGAGGGGGAGGGATTTGAGCGCGTGACGGAAACAGCGGGTTTGCCCAGGTGGATCAATGCAGGGAGTGCAATTTGGGTAGATTACGACTGCGATGGGTATCTGGATATTTTTGTGGCGGGTTACTGGCCCGAGTCCCTGAATTTGTGGGATTTGGAGTCCACGCGGATGATGCCGGAGAGTTTTGAATACGCGAATAATGGGGGGCGGAAGTATTTGTTGCGGAATTTGGGCGATGGGACATTTAAAGATGTGACAATGAAGGTCGGGATCGCGAGCAGGAGGTGGACACTGGCGGTGGGTGCGGCGGATTTGAACGGCTCGGGGTTTCCCGACCTATTTTTGTCCAATGATTACGGGATTTCCGAGTTGTATGTGAACGAGGGCGGAAAACGGTTTGTCGAGATGGGAGAGCAAGCCGGGGTGGGCCGCCAGCCAAAAAGTGGGATGAATGCCGCATTTGGCGATGTGCTGAATCGGGGAGATCTGGCAATTTACGAGACCAATATTTCTCAGGCTGGCGTTCTCATTCAGGGGAATAATTTGTGGGTGCCCCTGGGGGGCGAGACCTTGCGGTTTGAGAATTTGGCCGGGGCGATGGGCGTGGATCTGGGCGGGTGGAGTTTTGGCGCGCAGTTTGGAGATTTGAACAACGATGGGGCGCTGGATCTCGTTTTGACCAATGGGTATGTTTCGGCAGATGGAAATGGGAATTACTGGTACGATTTTTCTCAGGTGGCGGGCGGGCATAGCGCGATTATTTCTGATGCAAAAAACTGGCCGCCGATGCGGGGCAGGAGCTTGGCAGGCCATCAGACCAAGTGCGTTTGGGTGAACGACGGAGTGGGGCAATTTGTCGAGGTGGCACAGGCAGTGGGGGTTCGGGACCGATTCGACGGGCGCGCAGTGGCTCTGGTAGATCTGTGGAACCGGGGGGTGCTGGATGTGGTGGTGGCCAATCAGCGGGGACCGCTTTTGTTGTATCGCAATACAGTGCGGGCAGAGGCAAACTGGATTGGGTTCGATCTGGTTGGGCAGCAGAGCAATCGCAGTGCGATTGGGGCGCGGGTGCAGGTGTTCTGGAATGACGAGGTGCAGGTGCAGGAGGTGTTGGGCGGTAGTGGCTATGCCGCACAGAACCAGCGTCCGCTGCATTTTGGGTTAGGCGAGGGTGCGGCGGTTGATAGCATTGCAATACGCTGGCCGTCGGGACAGGTACAGATGTTTTACGCGCCCGAGGTGCGGCGGGTACATCGGATTTTAGAGAATTGA